In a genomic window of Anaerotignum faecicola:
- the xseB gene encoding exodeoxyribonuclease VII small subunit, translated as MARKKQTFDEAMERLEEIVEQLEQEEVSLETAVSLYKEGLTLAALCREKLSAAEGEIVLLRKEAGLWQEEPFQAEVEE; from the coding sequence ATGGCGAGAAAGAAACAAACCTTTGATGAAGCAATGGAACGCTTAGAGGAAATTGTAGAACAGCTGGAACAGGAGGAGGTCTCCCTGGAGACGGCTGTTTCGTTGTATAAAGAGGGGCTGACTCTTGCGGCACTTTGCAGAGAAAAGCTTTCTGCGGCGGAGGGAGAAATCGTTCTGCTGAGAAAAGAAGCAGGGCTTTGGCAGGAGGAGCCGTTTCAGGCGGAGGTGGAAGAATGA
- the spoIIIAC gene encoding stage III sporulation protein AC: MEINIVFRIAAVGILVAVLHQVLMRAGREEQAMLTTLAGLVVVLFWVIQYISQLFDTVQTLFQL, translated from the coding sequence ATGGAAATCAATATTGTGTTTCGGATTGCGGCGGTCGGGATTCTGGTGGCAGTGTTGCATCAGGTACTGATGCGTGCAGGCAGAGAAGAACAGGCGATGCTGACCACGCTGGCAGGGTTGGTTGTGGTGCTGTTTTGGGTGATTCAATACATCAGCCAGCTGTTTGATACGGTGCAGACCTTATTTCAGCTTTGA
- the spoIIIAA gene encoding stage III sporulation protein AA, translating to MQTEAVWRALPRKIREVLAEKDLHDLQEIRLRSGQPLLLKRENRLFSLGKEGVFLPAADEKGMRISMADLRETVSLLSGYSLYAFEEELRQGYLTIEGGHRVGFCGKAVLENGEIRTLRQINALNIRIARERKGWGETLLPLLLEKNTLCHTLLVSPPGCGKTTLLRDLIRCLSERGKTVGVVDERGEIAPLRDGMPQMDVGPCTDILEGCPKAKGMTLLLRSMSPDIIAVDELGRREDVAAVEEVLNAGVKLIATAHGRDFADIETRPQLRALVRRKIFERYLFLSNRNGTGTIEGLCDREGKMIAEEEMTMKKEEEA from the coding sequence ATGCAGACAGAGGCAGTTTGGCGTGCATTGCCGAGAAAAATACGGGAGGTGCTTGCGGAGAAGGATCTGCACGATTTGCAGGAAATTCGCCTGCGCAGCGGACAGCCCTTGCTTTTAAAAAGAGAGAATCGACTGTTTTCTCTGGGGAAGGAGGGGGTGTTTCTGCCTGCGGCGGATGAAAAGGGGATGCGCATTTCCATGGCGGATCTGCGTGAAACCGTTTCGCTTCTGAGCGGCTATTCTCTCTATGCCTTTGAGGAAGAGCTGCGACAGGGCTATCTTACCATAGAGGGCGGACACAGAGTCGGCTTCTGCGGCAAGGCGGTTCTGGAAAACGGCGAAATCCGCACGCTGCGGCAAATCAATGCCTTAAATATCCGCATTGCGAGAGAAAGGAAGGGGTGGGGAGAAACGCTTCTGCCGCTTCTGTTGGAAAAGAATACGCTTTGCCATACCCTGCTTGTTTCACCGCCGGGATGCGGAAAAACAACGCTTTTGCGCGATCTCATCCGTTGTCTGAGTGAGAGAGGAAAAACGGTCGGCGTGGTGGATGAGCGCGGAGAAATTGCGCCGCTCAGAGACGGCATGCCGCAGATGGATGTTGGCCCCTGTACGGATATTCTGGAGGGCTGCCCGAAGGCGAAGGGGATGACGCTTTTACTGCGAAGCATGTCTCCTGATATCATCGCTGTGGATGAGCTGGGCAGGCGTGAGGATGTTGCCGCGGTGGAGGAGGTTTTAAACGCAGGGGTGAAGCTGATTGCGACGGCACATGGGCGGGACTTTGCCGACATTGAAACAAGACCGCAGCTGCGTGCGCTTGTCCGCAGAAAAATATTTGAACGGTATCTTTTTCTTTCCAACCGAAACGGCACAGGCACCATAGAGGGGCTGTGCGACAGGGAGGGGAAAATGATTGCGGAAGAAGAAATGACGATGAAAAAGGAGGAGGAAGCATGA
- a CDS encoding S-layer homology domain-containing protein, protein MKRFMAILLAGMLSLSAAVPSFAAVATNAGKWAKPSIEFAYQQGLLTEADLQKAKSPMTRKDFCKMVMRFLNVITGKEWKAAGKTPFTDCDDADVTAAYELGIIGGTDPGIFEPNSTLTREQMAIMVARVMKTCGVDLTEKAKKNPFNDTAELFASSNKYIDQLYGIGILAGYQDGGYHPFREMTVQEAVVSFVKAYRYIEEQTGGKVEITEPKVDKVDRVDTQNDTKVDTKTDTKADTKTEEVKVTDAATTETVTVGEKKVCLGWTAAELKAVWGEPDRIDDSVYGLERYVYLNKYQNYFFATMQDGKIVEIFVPGTDFTYNGTSGKGIAANIKNLSHVSSLEHSGIVYNANSEVHVPLDYEGKICGVLLQEKSFAQTKDYQSTLQYTTREAMEAELLDLIQVCRLEKGLSLLTADSKLGGVARAHSEDMTAKGYFDYTGSDDSTPFSRILAKGKAFRTASETIAKQRGDVVQIYQEWMRTAAKENSLTDGTMQEAGVGISAKSKELYVTVDLCGQ, encoded by the coding sequence ATGAAACGGTTTATGGCAATTCTTCTTGCAGGGATGCTGAGCCTTTCCGCCGCAGTGCCTTCCTTTGCCGCCGTTGCGACGAATGCAGGCAAATGGGCAAAGCCTTCCATCGAATTTGCCTATCAGCAGGGACTTCTGACGGAGGCGGATTTGCAGAAGGCAAAATCGCCCATGACGAGAAAGGATTTCTGCAAGATGGTGATGCGTTTTCTGAATGTAATCACCGGAAAGGAATGGAAAGCGGCAGGTAAAACGCCCTTTACAGACTGCGATGATGCAGATGTGACAGCGGCGTATGAGCTGGGTATTATCGGCGGCACAGACCCCGGTATTTTTGAGCCGAACAGCACGCTGACCCGCGAGCAGATGGCAATTATGGTGGCGCGCGTGATGAAAACCTGCGGCGTGGATTTAACGGAGAAGGCAAAGAAAAATCCCTTCAACGATACCGCAGAGCTGTTTGCTTCCTCCAATAAATATATCGACCAGCTGTATGGCATTGGGATTCTTGCGGGCTATCAGGATGGCGGATATCATCCCTTCCGCGAAATGACGGTGCAGGAGGCTGTGGTTTCCTTCGTGAAGGCATATCGCTATATTGAGGAGCAGACCGGCGGCAAGGTGGAAATTACCGAACCAAAGGTGGACAAGGTGGACAGAGTGGACACCCAAAATGACACAAAAGTGGACACCAAAACGGACACGAAAGCGGACACCAAGACAGAGGAAGTGAAGGTGACGGATGCGGCGACAACAGAAACGGTTACTGTCGGCGAAAAAAAGGTTTGTCTCGGCTGGACGGCGGCAGAGCTGAAGGCTGTCTGGGGCGAACCCGACCGCATTGACGATTCTGTGTATGGCTTAGAGAGATATGTTTATCTCAACAAGTATCAGAATTATTTCTTTGCAACGATGCAGGATGGGAAAATTGTCGAAATTTTTGTGCCGGGCACAGATTTTACCTATAACGGTACAAGCGGCAAGGGCATTGCGGCGAATATTAAGAATCTTTCCCACGTCAGCAGCTTAGAGCACAGCGGTATTGTATACAATGCCAATTCCGAGGTGCATGTTCCTCTGGATTATGAGGGGAAAATCTGTGGTGTGCTTTTGCAGGAAAAGAGCTTTGCCCAGACAAAGGATTACCAGAGCACCTTGCAGTATACCACAAGAGAAGCCATGGAAGCGGAGCTGCTTGATTTGATTCAGGTGTGTCGTCTGGAAAAGGGTCTGTCCCTGCTTACGGCAGACAGTAAGCTGGGGGGCGTAGCAAGAGCACATTCCGAGGATATGACGGCGAAGGGATATTTCGACTATACCGGCTCTGACGACTCGACACCCTTCAGTCGGATTCTGGCGAAGGGCAAAGCCTTCCGCACGGCATCCGAAACCATTGCCAAGCAGCGCGGCGATGTGGTGCAGATTTATCAGGAATGGATGCGTACCGCTGCGAAGGAGAACAGCCTGACAGACGGCACCATGCAGGAGGCAGGCGTGGGGATTTCTGCAAAATCCAAGGAGCTTTATGTAACGGTTGACCTTTGCGGTCAGTAA
- a CDS encoding stage III sporulation protein AE: MKKWGLLLILLLSLLPRTTFAEETADAICIEGETEGLDTDAVDAATEEMDAGVSFSDLLAEILSGEFDFTFANIKEKALELTFGELRMQGRLLAQLVLIVILSAILKQCSDSFQGKNVGEMGFYVCYMVLIVAILTSFYSISQSVVERMRGLCGVFGAMVPIFLVLSASSGNLTQGALMGPTLMGGATALSVGISYVLIPAIQLSIALEMTDHISEKPILGKFAELLRQCISWGMKGAAMLFMLLLSLQKIGGGALNGLAAKTAKIAVGAVPVVGGVMGGAVETAAAMAGTLKSGTLVAAVVLLLLLCLPLLIKLLVILLVFRLTAAAAEFICEERLVECIAAAGEYIGLLLGIVFLGEGMFFFSALLLLGGL; this comes from the coding sequence ATGAAGAAATGGGGGTTGCTTCTGATTTTGCTGCTTTCCCTTCTGCCAAGGACGACATTCGCAGAGGAAACGGCGGATGCAATCTGCATAGAAGGCGAAACGGAAGGGCTGGATACGGATGCTGTGGATGCGGCGACGGAGGAAATGGACGCAGGGGTCAGCTTTTCCGATTTGCTTGCGGAAATCCTTTCGGGGGAATTTGATTTTACATTCGCAAATATCAAGGAGAAGGCTCTGGAATTGACATTCGGAGAGCTGCGCATGCAGGGCAGGCTTTTGGCACAGCTGGTGCTGATTGTCATTCTGAGTGCAATTCTGAAGCAGTGCAGTGATTCCTTTCAAGGGAAAAATGTGGGCGAAATGGGATTTTATGTTTGCTACATGGTATTGATTGTGGCGATTCTGACCTCGTTTTACAGCATTTCACAGTCTGTTGTGGAGCGGATGCGAGGACTATGTGGGGTGTTTGGGGCGATGGTGCCCATTTTTCTGGTGCTTTCCGCTTCATCGGGGAATCTGACGCAGGGGGCTCTGATGGGGCCGACGCTGATGGGCGGCGCGACGGCACTTTCCGTTGGCATCAGCTATGTGCTGATTCCTGCGATTCAGCTTTCGATTGCCTTGGAGATGACGGATCATATTTCCGAAAAACCGATTCTGGGGAAATTTGCGGAGCTGCTGCGGCAGTGCATTTCCTGGGGGATGAAGGGGGCGGCAATGCTTTTTATGCTCCTGCTTTCCCTGCAGAAAATCGGCGGCGGTGCGCTGAACGGTCTGGCGGCGAAAACAGCGAAAATCGCAGTCGGGGCGGTGCCGGTGGTCGGGGGTGTGATGGGCGGCGCGGTGGAAACGGCAGCGGCTATGGCAGGAACGCTCAAAAGCGGCACACTGGTTGCAGCAGTAGTGCTTCTGCTCCTGCTTTGTCTGCCATTGCTCATCAAGCTGCTTGTGATCCTGCTTGTGTTTCGGCTGACGGCGGCTGCGGCGGAATTTATCTGCGAGGAACGCTTAGTAGAGTGCATTGCGGCGGCAGGGGAATACATAGGACTTCTGCTGGGGATTGTTTTTCTGGGCGAAGGGATGTTTTTCTTTTCGGCATTGCTTTTGTTGGGGGGCTTGTAG
- the spoIIIAD gene encoding stage III sporulation protein AD: MEIGKIIAIGLVGTIFAVLLKKENPQLAMLLAAVTGILIFGIICVPLGRLIGLLRETAETAGVGDGYFAVVLKVIGIAYLTQFGAQLCADAGEGTVAAKIELAGKILMMTAAAPVLIGLLELVMGLV; this comes from the coding sequence ATGGAAATTGGTAAAATCATCGCCATTGGTCTGGTGGGGACGATATTTGCCGTTCTGCTGAAAAAGGAAAATCCGCAGCTTGCGATGCTTCTTGCCGCTGTGACGGGGATTCTGATTTTCGGAATAATCTGTGTGCCGCTGGGAAGGCTCATCGGCTTGCTGCGAGAAACGGCAGAAACGGCGGGGGTCGGGGACGGCTACTTCGCAGTGGTGCTGAAGGTGATCGGCATTGCATATCTGACGCAGTTCGGCGCACAGCTTTGCGCGGATGCGGGAGAGGGAACGGTTGCGGCAAAAATTGAACTGGCAGGAAAGATTCTCATGATGACGGCGGCGGCTCCTGTGCTGATTGGACTGCTGGAACTGGTCATGGGCTTGGTATAG
- a CDS encoding Asp23/Gls24 family envelope stress response protein has protein sequence MSENKTNGQIQIADEVVGVIATTAALEVEGVVAGGGKGFVELFGKKGHTKCAKITKDADEAVLDMDIIVNFGTKVQNAAKEVQEKVKTTVETMTGLTVAAVNVSICGIVKETEAKAEEEE, from the coding sequence ATGTCTGAAAATAAAACAAACGGTCAGATTCAGATTGCAGATGAGGTTGTCGGCGTGATTGCTACAACAGCTGCACTGGAGGTGGAAGGCGTAGTTGCCGGCGGCGGCAAGGGCTTTGTGGAGCTGTTTGGCAAGAAGGGTCATACCAAATGCGCGAAAATCACAAAGGATGCGGATGAAGCCGTTCTGGATATGGATATTATCGTAAATTTCGGCACAAAGGTGCAGAACGCTGCCAAGGAAGTACAGGAAAAGGTGAAAACCACAGTGGAAACCATGACAGGACTTACGGTTGCGGCAGTGAATGTAAGCATCTGCGGCATTGTGAAGGAAACGGAAGCAAAGGCAGAGGAAGAAGAATAA
- a CDS encoding LytR/AlgR family response regulator transcription factor: MCKNSIHTTGAAASAVNELCTDRGSVCVTNSESTHDEPLYCRISTQKAIYKIPYQDILFIESEQKKSVIHLLKKTICVSVPLYRILEVLPKETFVQTHRSFIVNLKNASSIDKSQNPWTISFFGSEQLAFVGRSFKDNIMQIIRPTLDLHTGK; this comes from the coding sequence ATGTGCAAAAATTCAATCCATACGACAGGAGCAGCCGCTTCTGCTGTAAATGAACTTTGTACTGACAGGGGTTCCGTTTGTGTCACAAATAGCGAATCCACACATGATGAACCCCTTTATTGCCGCATCAGTACGCAAAAAGCAATCTATAAAATTCCGTATCAGGATATTCTTTTTATCGAAAGTGAGCAAAAAAAATCTGTCATCCATCTGTTGAAAAAAACCATCTGTGTTTCGGTTCCGTTATATCGTATTCTGGAAGTGCTGCCCAAGGAAACCTTTGTGCAGACACATCGCTCCTTTATTGTCAATCTGAAAAATGCATCCTCCATCGATAAATCTCAAAATCCTTGGACGATTTCTTTTTTCGGTTCGGAGCAGCTTGCCTTCGTCGGGCGTTCCTTCAAGGATAACATCATGCAGATTATCCGCCCCACGTTGGATCTTCATACAGGCAAATGA
- a CDS encoding stage III sporulation protein AB, producing the protein MMRLLGSVLVLGATLWFGAYFAAKEKYRLQELAELERAILLLQSQIAYLSAPLTEVLESISWKAEGVIGEIFAQAAAVMAERERASAEEIWTEAWSKKRNQIFLTAEDLDMVLSFGKTLGYLDKAQQEGSICLLLRYLEEALAQGRKRLEKNGRLYYGIGGLSGLLIIVTLL; encoded by the coding sequence ATGATGCGTTTGCTCGGCAGTGTGCTTGTGCTTGGTGCGACGCTCTGGTTCGGGGCATATTTTGCGGCAAAGGAGAAATATCGTTTGCAGGAGCTGGCAGAGCTGGAACGTGCAATCCTGCTTCTGCAAAGCCAGATTGCCTACCTTTCCGCTCCTCTGACAGAGGTTCTGGAAAGCATCAGCTGGAAGGCGGAGGGCGTGATTGGCGAGATTTTCGCGCAGGCGGCGGCAGTCATGGCAGAGAGGGAAAGGGCTTCTGCGGAGGAAATCTGGACAGAGGCATGGTCGAAGAAGCGGAATCAGATTTTCCTGACGGCGGAGGATTTGGATATGGTGCTTTCCTTCGGGAAAACCCTCGGCTATCTGGATAAGGCGCAGCAGGAGGGGAGCATTTGTCTGCTGTTGCGGTATCTGGAGGAGGCATTGGCGCAGGGCAGAAAACGATTGGAGAAAAACGGCAGACTTTACTACGGCATCGGCGGACTTTCGGGATTGCTCATTATTGTAACACTGCTGTGA
- the xseA gene encoding exodeoxyribonuclease VII large subunit produces MIEPKVFSVGQINRYIKNLLENDFILNSLLVQGEISNFKAHSSGHWYFTLKDAQGAIACVMFQQDAAQVPFLPENGMQVILYGHVSLYERTGQYQLYGEFLEPVGMGALQLAFEQMKEKLAAEGLFDADYKREIPENIGCIAVITSPTGAAVRDIIQIAKRRDPRVKLAIFPTLVQGEAAAADIVRSLKLANSWGKADVIILGRGGGSMEDLWAFNEESVARAIFASELPVISAVGHETDFTIADFVSDLRAPTPSAAAELATTRLADKKEDARALAERLERNLQAILTVSKRRLEFLKERPVLKRPLELMQKKERMLAEQERLLYKETAGQLQRLSRGLLAAEGRLAAVSPFSVMNRGYAMLMDERGTPLTTAQAAAIGQAVRIRMKDGILQAEVTGKAVFADGEKETNL; encoded by the coding sequence ATGATAGAGCCGAAGGTGTTCTCGGTTGGGCAGATTAACCGCTATATCAAAAATCTGCTGGAAAATGATTTTATACTGAACAGCCTTCTGGTGCAGGGGGAGATTTCCAATTTCAAGGCACATTCGAGCGGGCATTGGTATTTTACCCTCAAGGACGCACAGGGAGCGATTGCCTGCGTGATGTTTCAGCAGGATGCGGCACAGGTGCCCTTTCTGCCCGAAAACGGGATGCAGGTGATTTTATACGGGCATGTTTCTCTGTACGAAAGGACGGGGCAGTATCAGCTGTACGGCGAATTTCTGGAGCCGGTCGGCATGGGTGCCCTGCAGCTTGCCTTTGAGCAGATGAAGGAAAAGCTTGCAGCGGAGGGACTTTTTGATGCGGACTATAAGCGGGAGATTCCCGAAAATATCGGCTGTATTGCGGTAATTACCTCCCCGACGGGGGCGGCGGTGCGCGATATTATCCAGATTGCAAAAAGACGCGACCCGAGAGTGAAGCTTGCCATATTCCCGACACTGGTGCAGGGAGAAGCGGCTGCGGCGGATATTGTCAGAAGTCTGAAACTTGCGAACAGCTGGGGCAAGGCAGACGTGATTATTCTGGGGCGCGGCGGCGGCTCGATGGAGGATTTGTGGGCGTTTAACGAGGAAAGCGTGGCAAGAGCCATTTTTGCTTCGGAGCTGCCTGTGATTTCTGCTGTCGGGCATGAAACGGATTTTACGATTGCCGATTTTGTTTCGGATTTGCGTGCGCCGACCCCATCTGCGGCGGCAGAGCTTGCAACCACAAGGCTTGCGGACAAAAAGGAGGATGCAAGGGCGCTGGCGGAACGATTGGAACGGAATTTGCAGGCAATCCTGACGGTATCTAAGCGGAGACTGGAATTTCTGAAGGAACGCCCTGTGCTGAAGCGTCCGTTGGAATTGATGCAGAAAAAGGAGCGCATGCTTGCGGAGCAGGAACGGCTTCTGTATAAAGAAACGGCAGGACAGCTGCAGCGGCTCAGCCGAGGACTTCTGGCGGCAGAGGGCAGGCTGGCGGCGGTTTCGCCGTTTTCTGTGATGAACCGCGGCTATGCCATGCTGATGGATGAGAGAGGTACGCCGCTTACAACGGCGCAGGCGGCGGCAATCGGGCAGGCGGTACGGATTCGCATGAAGGACGGCATTTTGCAGGCAGAGGTGACAGGAAAGGCGGTATTTGCCGATGGCGAGAAAGAAACAAACCTTTGA
- a CDS encoding SGNH/GDSL hydrolase family protein, which yields MKEFRLVAFGDSLTYGYGVLSHIAYPFRLARELPEKNPQLRWKVYNRGINGETTREAKERLESQVLWLKPHLTVILLGSNDSALNEGQYRTPWEYEHNMMFILERLLAEKHGDSAFHSGVCLPVLVTPPPVVDTDFYPFTTTDRIEKYGEIVKKLAKGYHCPVIDVYQAFLDIKEAQGFEAYDALFQFDGVHWSNAGYDVFYALLEKEILALTENF from the coding sequence ATGAAAGAATTTCGTTTGGTTGCCTTTGGCGACAGCTTAACATACGGCTATGGTGTTTTGTCCCATATTGCATATCCCTTCCGCTTGGCAAGGGAGCTGCCGGAGAAAAATCCGCAGCTTCGTTGGAAGGTATACAATCGCGGCATCAACGGAGAAACCACCAGAGAAGCGAAAGAACGGCTGGAAAGTCAGGTGCTTTGGTTAAAGCCGCATCTTACTGTAATTCTGCTGGGTTCCAATGACAGTGCCCTCAACGAAGGGCAATATCGTACACCTTGGGAATATGAACACAATATGATGTTCATTCTGGAACGCCTTCTGGCAGAAAAGCACGGAGATTCTGCTTTCCATAGCGGTGTCTGTCTGCCCGTTCTGGTTACGCCGCCGCCCGTGGTGGATACGGATTTCTACCCCTTCACCACAACCGACCGCATTGAAAAATATGGGGAAATCGTCAAAAAGCTGGCAAAGGGCTATCATTGTCCCGTCATTGATGTATATCAGGCATTTCTGGACATTAAGGAAGCACAAGGCTTCGAAGCGTATGATGCACTGTTTCAGTTCGATGGCGTGCATTGGAGCAACGCAGGCTATGATGTGTTCTATGCCCTTCTGGAAAAGGAAATTCTGGCTTTGACAGAAAATTTCTGA
- a CDS encoding SpoIIIAH-like family protein: MFVIKRNQVVVTALAVMIAAAGYLNFQESRSSEGKQTALQLTEEGDVTALVDYSALPDDTDETELDPITAETTGDGAAVYVSANGNDSAYFAEAKLNREQSRAKEKDILTEMLNNENITEEQKAKCTESMLLLQERMEKESAAEAMIQSKGFKQAYVRMDNETVDVVVDAVKLTDKDVAQIEDIVQRKTGMSADKIRINTLQK, encoded by the coding sequence ATGTTTGTCATCAAAAGGAATCAGGTTGTGGTTACGGCACTGGCGGTGATGATTGCGGCGGCAGGCTATCTGAATTTTCAGGAAAGTCGCTCTTCCGAAGGAAAGCAGACGGCATTGCAGCTGACCGAGGAAGGGGATGTGACGGCGTTGGTGGATTATTCCGCTCTGCCGGATGATACGGACGAAACGGAGCTGGATCCGATTACGGCGGAAACCACAGGCGACGGTGCGGCGGTTTATGTTTCGGCGAATGGGAATGACTCTGCTTATTTTGCGGAGGCAAAGCTGAACCGAGAGCAGTCTCGCGCGAAGGAAAAGGATATTTTGACGGAAATGCTCAATAACGAAAACATTACCGAGGAGCAGAAGGCAAAATGCACCGAAAGCATGCTGCTATTGCAGGAACGGATGGAAAAGGAAAGTGCCGCAGAGGCAATGATCCAATCCAAGGGGTTCAAACAGGCGTATGTCCGCATGGATAACGAAACGGTGGATGTGGTGGTGGATGCGGTGAAGCTGACGGATAAGGATGTTGCACAGATTGAGGATATCGTGCAAAGAAAAACAGGGATGTCTGCCGATAAAATCCGCATCAATACATTGCAAAAGTAA
- a CDS encoding polyprenyl synthetase family protein, which yields MMDLKQEMKERCAYIEQALEQAVPEQKDFPPVIFEAMRYSLLAGGKRLRPMMVLAACEAVGGKKEDALPFACALEMIHTYSLIHDDLPAMDNDDYRRGRLTNHKVFGEDMAILAGDGLLHHAMETMADACVKNPTPQTTGAMKAIAHGAGVEGMLVGQVVDVFMEGKPLDIETLDFIHLHKTAAMIRGALQAGAICGGADEKTVAAFALAGEKIGIAFQILDDILDVTSTLEELGKPIHSDEKNQKTTYVTLFGIEKSREIAARLSAEAVSIWEEQGEGCAFLLELTKYLTTRTF from the coding sequence ATGATGGATTTGAAGCAGGAAATGAAGGAACGCTGTGCCTATATTGAACAGGCGTTGGAGCAGGCAGTGCCTGAACAGAAGGACTTTCCGCCTGTGATTTTTGAAGCAATGCGCTACAGCCTTCTGGCAGGGGGCAAGCGTCTGCGCCCGATGATGGTTCTGGCGGCATGCGAGGCAGTCGGCGGCAAAAAGGAGGATGCACTTCCCTTTGCGTGCGCCTTGGAAATGATTCATACCTATTCGCTGATTCATGATGACCTGCCTGCGATGGATAACGATGATTACCGCAGGGGGAGACTGACGAACCATAAGGTTTTTGGCGAGGATATGGCGATTCTGGCAGGGGATGGTCTGTTGCATCATGCCATGGAAACGATGGCGGATGCTTGCGTGAAAAACCCTACACCGCAGACAACAGGTGCCATGAAAGCGATTGCACACGGCGCAGGTGTGGAAGGGATGCTTGTTGGGCAGGTGGTGGATGTTTTCATGGAGGGGAAGCCTCTGGATATCGAAACGCTTGATTTTATCCACCTGCATAAAACGGCGGCAATGATTCGCGGCGCACTGCAGGCAGGGGCAATCTGCGGCGGTGCGGATGAAAAAACAGTTGCGGCATTTGCACTGGCAGGCGAAAAAATCGGCATTGCATTCCAGATTCTGGATGATATTCTGGATGTGACAAGTACACTGGAGGAATTGGGCAAGCCCATCCACAGTGATGAAAAAAATCAGAAAACAACGTATGTGACGCTGTTTGGGATTGAAAAATCAAGAGAGATTGCGGCAAGGCTTTCCGCCGAGGCTGTTTCCATCTGGGAGGAGCAGGGCGAGGGCTGTGCATTTTTATTAGAGTTGACAAAATATCTTACAACCAGAACATTTTAA
- the nusB gene encoding transcription antitermination factor NusB: MSRRGARRNAFYLLFQMDFSEAEEFEQVKELFFAEKEEPVEEEDKEFILSEVEGVHAHMAEIDEMITASANGWDPARMNKVDLAILRLAVYEMKYGETPIGVAINEAVELAKRFSSDEAPAFINGVLGKVIK; the protein is encoded by the coding sequence ATGAGCCGTAGAGGTGCGAGAAGAAATGCGTTTTATCTGCTGTTCCAGATGGATTTCAGCGAAGCGGAGGAATTTGAGCAGGTGAAGGAGCTTTTCTTTGCGGAAAAGGAAGAGCCTGTAGAGGAAGAAGATAAGGAATTTATTCTTTCCGAGGTGGAGGGCGTACATGCCCACATGGCGGAAATTGACGAAATGATTACAGCAAGTGCAAACGGATGGGATCCTGCGCGGATGAACAAGGTGGATTTGGCGATTCTGCGTCTGGCAGTGTATGAAATGAAATACGGGGAAACCCCCATCGGCGTTGCCATCAATGAGGCGGTGGAGCTTGCAAAACGCTTCAGCTCTGATGAAGCACCTGCCTTTATCAACGGCGTACTGGGCAAAGTAATCAAATGA
- a CDS encoding stage III sporulation protein AF codes for MMAAFAAYIKTITALAVFSALVGLLLPEGKYRRYTELVLGILVLTAVLRPLLGLFHAAETGDLPLTRIEQEWSDTYNGYREEG; via the coding sequence ATGATGGCGGCATTTGCGGCATATATTAAAACCATAACTGCGTTAGCTGTTTTCTCTGCTCTGGTGGGACTGCTTCTGCCGGAGGGGAAATATCGCCGTTATACGGAGCTGGTGCTGGGGATTCTGGTGCTGACGGCGGTGCTGCGTCCGTTGCTTGGGCTGTTTCATGCGGCGGAAACGGGAGATTTGCCCCTGACGAGGATAGAGCAGGAATGGTCGGATACATACAACGGATACAGAGAAGAAGGGTGA